The DNA sequence GTGATGATATAGTTGGGGCTTTTGTTGGTACTGGTATCGGTGGTGGACTAGTTCTAAATGGTAAACTCTATGGTGGTAATAGCGGTTTAGCTGCTGAGTTAGGTCACACAATCATAAAACAAGGTGGAGCATACTGTCCAGGATGTGGATCTCAAGGTTGCTTAGAGGCATATGCTGGTAAAGTAGGTATAGAGAAAAAGATTGAAAACTTAGCAAAAAAGAAGATCAAAAGTACTCTTATTGAATTAGTAACTGAAAATGGTGGAAAGCTTAAGAGTAGTCATATCAAAAAGGCAATCGAAGCAAATGATGAAATTGCAAATGATATTCTTAGCGAAGCAATGGAATATTTGGGTGCTGGTTTGGGTAGTGCTATTAATATGATAAATCCTTCGATGGTAGTATTAGGTGGAGGAGTTATGGAAGCTATTGGTGAGCAATATTTGCCACAAATTAAACGAGCTGCTATGAGAAATTCATTTGCTGACATTTATGCAGAATGTGAATTTAAATTAGCTAAACTTGGTGACCAAGCTGGAATTTATGGAGCTATGGAGTTAGTTGCTAACTAGTCTAATTAGGTTTATTTATTATGACTCGTATAATTAATGAGTTTT is a window from the Francisella salimarina genome containing:
- a CDS encoding ROK family protein, producing the protein MLIGVDIGGSNMAAGLFDESKKVVATAKVKSKAKEETSIVIGQLFKVIDKLIAEIPSDKKLDGIGIGVAGLIDKRTSVVRRSVNINLNGVNLKEVVEDRYKIKSEVDNDVNVGILGEAKYGAGVGCDDIVGAFVGTGIGGGLVLNGKLYGGNSGLAAELGHTIIKQGGAYCPGCGSQGCLEAYAGKVGIEKKIENLAKKKIKSTLIELVTENGGKLKSSHIKKAIEANDEIANDILSEAMEYLGAGLGSAINMINPSMVVLGGGVMEAIGEQYLPQIKRAAMRNSFADIYAECEFKLAKLGDQAGIYGAMELVAN